The following coding sequences lie in one Capnocytophaga stomatis genomic window:
- the radA gene encoding DNA repair protein RadA, whose protein sequence is MMKVKTTYFCQNCGTQYSKWQGQCYACKQWNTIVEEVVQKEEKKTWQAEPSKVKKTAKYVSVSQISTQQETRLNSNNHELNNVLGGGIVPGSVILLGGEPGIGKSTLLLQIALNLPYKTLYVSGEESEKQIKMRADRIPHKLDNCFILTETKTQNIFHQIKELQPEIVIIDSIQTLQTDYIEASAGSISQIRECTSELIKFAKTTNTPVILIGHITKDGQIAGPKILEHMVDTVLQFEGDRNHVYRILRSLKNRFGSTSELGIYEMMSSGLREVNNPSEILISKTDENISGTAIAATLEGMRPLMIEIQSLVSTAVYGTPQRSATGFNAKRLNMLLAVLEKRAGFRLGAKDVFLNITGGITIDDPATDLGVAMAILSSNEDIAIEKNVCFAGEVGLGGEIRPVQRVEQRITEAEKLGFETIFISKYNKIALKNTAIKIVKVAKIEDAIQELFG, encoded by the coding sequence ATTATGAAAGTTAAAACGACATACTTTTGCCAAAACTGTGGTACTCAGTACAGTAAATGGCAAGGGCAGTGTTATGCCTGTAAGCAGTGGAATACGATTGTTGAAGAAGTAGTTCAAAAAGAAGAAAAAAAAACTTGGCAGGCTGAACCTTCTAAAGTAAAAAAAACAGCCAAATATGTATCTGTTTCTCAGATAAGTACCCAGCAAGAAACTCGATTGAATAGCAACAATCACGAGTTGAATAATGTTCTGGGAGGAGGAATTGTTCCCGGTTCTGTGATATTACTCGGTGGTGAGCCGGGCATTGGGAAAAGTACACTTTTGCTACAAATCGCACTTAATTTGCCTTACAAAACGCTTTACGTATCGGGGGAAGAAAGCGAAAAGCAAATCAAAATGAGAGCTGACCGTATCCCACACAAGTTGGATAACTGTTTCATACTTACAGAAACAAAAACACAAAATATTTTCCATCAAATCAAAGAATTACAACCCGAAATTGTTATAATTGATTCTATTCAAACCTTGCAAACGGATTACATCGAAGCTTCTGCGGGAAGCATTTCACAAATCAGAGAGTGTACCTCCGAGCTTATAAAATTTGCGAAGACGACCAATACGCCAGTTATTCTTATTGGGCATATCACTAAAGACGGACAAATTGCAGGACCCAAAATTTTGGAACATATGGTGGATACGGTTCTTCAGTTCGAAGGAGACCGAAATCACGTGTATCGCATTTTACGTTCACTAAAAAATAGATTTGGTTCTACTTCAGAATTAGGTATTTATGAAATGATGAGTAGCGGTTTGCGTGAGGTGAATAATCCGTCCGAGATTTTAATTTCCAAAACGGATGAAAACATTAGTGGAACTGCTATTGCTGCCACTTTGGAAGGAATGCGTCCGTTAATGATTGAAATACAATCACTTGTAAGTACTGCGGTTTACGGTACGCCTCAACGAAGTGCGACGGGATTTAACGCAAAGAGACTCAATATGTTACTCGCGGTATTGGAAAAAAGAGCTGGTTTCCGATTGGGGGCAAAAGATGTATTTTTGAACATAACAGGAGGTATCACTATTGACGATCCGGCTACTGATTTGGGAGTTGCGATGGCAATTCTTTCTTCTAATGAAGATATTGCAATTGAGAAAAATGTCTGTTTTGCAGGTGAAGTGGGATTAGGAGGAGAAATACGCCCCGTGCAACGTGTGGAACAACGCATCACGGAAGCCGAAAAACTCGGATTTGAAACCATTTTTATTTCCAAATACAACAAAATAGCTCTGAAAAATACGGCGATAAAAATTGTAAAAGTAGCTAAAATAGAGGATGCTATTCAGGAATTATTCGGATAA
- a CDS encoding PepSY domain-containing protein, whose protein sequence is MTLSVWRYAHLALALLGSVFILIASVTGMILAFESVVNHSKALKSVDLDDVNLKETIISLKEKYSEILTLKIDENEFVQAEVVDNEGNNSVFYINPKTAEKIGETFKRAEIFTFSQTLHRSLFMGKTGRVIMAVASFLLMMIAFSGIFLIIRKQKSWKHFFRNIVKESFFPYYHTIFGRWVLVPIFIITFTGFYLSLEGFSLLPAEESLEEVNADLLLEEPKKEISDFVTFEVPLSKVRKVEFPLFEDVEEFYRIEMIDKKLIINQFTGEVLRQSDSLLTKIISHYSLILHTGRGTLIWSFVLFLSCIGILFFIYSGFAITLKRRKSKIKNTFKKEECTHIILVGSEGGTTFVFANMLHNELIRLGKKSFLAEMNAFSLYENMEHLIVMTSTYGQGNEPFNATKFKKLWQENEVKNPFWFSVVGFGSLAYPDFCKYAYEVDELLRKSLKGKSFVDIHTVNNQSFESFSHWANLWAEKQGIVLQLPAEMILRKRRKQFDFKVVKKTDIQCDETFLLVLKPIDKVNFESGDLLAVTPDTDGRERLYSIGKTIDNEVLLSIKRHEKGIVSNFLNNLKSGDLLKAGLEVNQEFHFPKKMNQVACIATGTGIAPFLGMVENNKKQIPITLIWGGKNRESFDIYRETILKNVSEKRISDLHLAFSRSENKCYVQDIVREKALFFAKLLENNGVVMICGSVAMQKGVIATLESICEKHLGKSLSYFQNKGQIRMDCY, encoded by the coding sequence ATGACTTTGTCTGTTTGGCGTTACGCTCATTTGGCTTTGGCTTTGTTGGGTTCTGTTTTCATCCTAATTGCTTCTGTAACAGGAATGATTTTGGCTTTTGAGTCTGTCGTGAATCATTCTAAAGCTTTAAAAAGTGTTGATTTGGATGATGTTAACTTAAAAGAAACGATTATTTCTTTGAAGGAAAAATATTCGGAAATCCTTACTTTGAAAATAGATGAAAACGAGTTTGTTCAGGCTGAAGTTGTTGATAACGAGGGGAATAATTCTGTTTTCTACATCAATCCCAAAACAGCTGAAAAAATCGGAGAAACCTTCAAAAGAGCCGAGATTTTCACCTTTTCACAGACGTTGCACCGCTCGCTTTTTATGGGAAAAACGGGGCGTGTTATTATGGCGGTGGCTTCTTTTCTGCTTATGATGATTGCTTTTTCAGGTATTTTTCTGATTATCAGGAAACAGAAAAGCTGGAAGCATTTTTTTCGTAACATTGTGAAGGAGAGCTTTTTTCCGTACTATCATACAATTTTCGGCAGGTGGGTTTTGGTGCCTATTTTCATCATTACTTTTACGGGATTTTACCTTTCTTTGGAAGGATTTTCGCTATTGCCAGCGGAAGAATCTTTGGAGGAAGTGAACGCCGATTTGCTTTTGGAAGAGCCTAAAAAAGAGATTTCGGACTTTGTGACATTTGAGGTTCCTTTGTCAAAAGTTCGTAAAGTGGAATTTCCTCTTTTTGAAGATGTTGAAGAATTCTATCGGATAGAAATGATAGATAAGAAGTTGATAATTAATCAGTTTACAGGAGAAGTGCTTCGCCAGTCCGATTCTCTTTTAACAAAGATTATTTCGCATTACAGCCTAATTTTGCATACGGGTCGCGGTACTTTAATTTGGTCTTTTGTGCTGTTTTTGTCCTGCATTGGGATATTGTTTTTTATTTACTCAGGATTTGCAATTACGCTAAAACGCAGAAAATCAAAGATTAAGAATACTTTTAAGAAGGAAGAATGCACGCATATAATCCTTGTAGGTTCGGAGGGAGGAACTACTTTTGTTTTTGCCAATATGCTTCATAATGAATTGATTAGGTTGGGAAAGAAAAGTTTTCTGGCAGAAATGAACGCTTTTTCTCTTTACGAAAATATGGAACATTTAATTGTGATGACTTCAACCTATGGTCAAGGAAATGAGCCTTTTAACGCTACAAAATTTAAAAAATTATGGCAAGAAAATGAGGTTAAGAATCCTTTTTGGTTTTCTGTTGTGGGCTTTGGTTCGTTGGCTTATCCTGATTTCTGCAAATATGCCTACGAGGTTGATGAGTTGTTGAGAAAGTCTTTAAAAGGAAAATCTTTTGTTGATATACATACAGTTAATAATCAGTCCTTTGAGTCATTTTCTCACTGGGCAAACTTATGGGCTGAAAAACAAGGAATTGTATTGCAATTGCCGGCTGAAATGATTTTGAGGAAGAGACGAAAACAATTTGATTTTAAGGTAGTTAAAAAAACAGATATTCAGTGTGATGAAACATTTTTGCTTGTTTTAAAGCCTATTGATAAAGTGAATTTTGAATCTGGAGATTTACTTGCCGTAACGCCCGATACTGATGGTCGTGAACGATTGTATTCCATTGGTAAAACCATTGATAATGAGGTGTTATTAAGTATCAAACGTCACGAAAAGGGAATTGTATCAAATTTTCTAAATAATTTAAAATCAGGAGATTTATTGAAAGCAGGATTGGAGGTTAATCAAGAATTTCACTTTCCTAAAAAAATGAATCAGGTGGCTTGTATTGCTACGGGAACAGGGATTGCTCCTTTTTTGGGAATGGTTGAAAACAATAAGAAGCAAATTCCTATAACGCTCATTTGGGGAGGAAAAAACAGGGAATCGTTTGATATTTACCGCGAAACCATTTTGAAAAATGTGTCCGAGAAAAGGATTTCAGATTTGCATTTGGCTTTCTCTCGTTCTGAAAATAAATGCTATGTGCAGGATATTGTTCGGGAAAAGGCTTTATTTTTCGCAAAACTACTTGAAAATAATGGAGTTGTAATGATTTGTGGTTCTGTTGCAATGCAAAAAGGAGTAATTGCTACTCTTGAAAGTATCTGTGAAAAACATTTAGGAAAATCCCTGAGTTATTTCCAAAACAAAGGGCAAATCCGGATGGATTGCTATTAA
- a CDS encoding sigma-54 interaction domain-containing protein, protein MENIQAIKQRFSIIGNNPKLNRAIEKAIQVAPTDISVLVTGESGVGKESIPRIIHSLSLRKHGKYIAVNCGAIPEGTIDSELFGHEKGAFTGATSTRSGYFEEADGGTIFLDEVGELPLTTQVRLLRVLENGEFIKVGLSVVQKTNVRIVAATNVNLFEAIKKGKFREDLYYRLNTVEIYLPPLRERKEDIHLLFRKFASDSAEKYKMPPIKLTDDAVNLLLNYRWSGNIRELRNIAEKVSVLERKRDISAAILREYLPEEGTNLPTVVGTTRSESEFSNEREILYKVLFDMKNDLNDLKKLTLELLQHDNSQKVKEDNKGLIHRIYGESSHPTEVTPVVSIIPVERVQPLRDISDKEELYDYEEDITEEPLSLQDKELELIIKALERNGGKRKEAAKELGISERTLYRKIKQYNLDL, encoded by the coding sequence ATGGAAAATATACAGGCTATAAAACAACGGTTTAGCATCATCGGGAATAACCCAAAACTTAACCGAGCTATTGAAAAAGCAATACAAGTTGCTCCAACGGATATTTCGGTGTTGGTTACGGGAGAAAGTGGCGTGGGAAAGGAATCTATCCCGAGAATAATACATTCTCTGTCTTTGCGAAAACACGGTAAATACATCGCTGTGAACTGTGGTGCTATTCCGGAAGGAACGATTGATTCTGAGCTATTTGGTCACGAAAAGGGAGCTTTTACAGGTGCAACTTCTACTCGTAGCGGATATTTTGAAGAAGCCGATGGAGGAACCATTTTTTTGGACGAGGTGGGCGAGCTTCCGTTAACCACGCAAGTGAGGTTACTTCGTGTGCTTGAAAATGGCGAATTTATTAAAGTAGGTTTGTCAGTTGTACAGAAAACCAACGTTCGTATTGTGGCTGCAACGAACGTAAATTTGTTTGAAGCCATCAAAAAAGGAAAGTTTCGTGAGGATTTATACTATCGTTTGAACACAGTTGAGATTTATTTGCCTCCGCTTCGTGAACGAAAAGAAGATATTCATCTGTTATTCCGAAAATTTGCCTCTGATTCTGCCGAAAAATACAAAATGCCTCCGATTAAGCTAACCGATGATGCGGTAAATTTACTTTTAAATTATCGATGGAGTGGAAATATACGTGAATTACGAAATATTGCGGAGAAGGTTTCGGTTTTGGAAAGAAAAAGAGATATTTCAGCAGCAATTTTACGAGAATATTTGCCCGAAGAAGGAACAAACTTGCCAACAGTGGTAGGAACAACCCGAAGTGAAAGTGAATTCAGTAACGAGCGGGAGATATTATATAAGGTGTTGTTTGATATGAAAAACGACCTGAATGATTTGAAAAAATTAACCTTAGAATTGCTACAACACGATAATTCTCAGAAAGTTAAAGAAGATAATAAAGGACTGATTCACAGGATATACGGAGAAAGTTCACATCCAACGGAAGTTACCCCCGTGGTTTCTATAATTCCGGTGGAGCGAGTACAACCTTTGCGAGATATTTCTGATAAGGAGGAACTGTATGATTATGAGGAAGATATAACTGAAGAACCTCTTTCCTTACAAGATAAAGAATTGGAATTGATTATCAAAGCTTTGGAAAGAAATGGAGGAAAGCGAAAGGAAGCAGCGAAGGAGTTAGGTATCTCAGAAAGAACTCTTTACCGAAAGATTAAACAGTACAATCTGGATTTGTAA